The window AGTCTTAGAGTCCCCTGGGCCCCAAAAGCTGCATGACCAGTAGCACGTCACCTTATAAGGCCtggtttcctcatttctaaaacgGGAGTGGTAATACCTGCCTCTAGGTGCTGGGCACGAGGTGGACACTCCCGGAGTCGTCCTTACAGTCAGTCCCCCCGCTGGATCTTGTTGGGTGGGATAAAGGTTCTTATTCTCTCCCACTCCAGGGAGGGAGAGCTGCAGCTCAGAGAGGAAATGCCTCAGTAGACCTCTGACCTGGCTCACCCCATGTGACCTGGCGACAGGCCAGGCTTCTGTTGTGCACTCCCTGCTAGGTGGTGGCAGCGCCGGGCTTCCTTAGTCTCAGGCCTGGTTTGCCCGGAGCTGCGGCTCTATCTCCTGGACCCTTTGGCTCGCTGCAGGCGGCTGCACCTGACACGTGCCCACCGCACCCCACCTTGACGTCTCCACGCCCTAGGCCCACTAGCTGAGAGCCTCTGGGGCTGACTTTCTCAGCAGACTCTTTTCCTTCTAGCTGGTTCTTGGCATCCTCCCCTGGgctgccacctgccccctccaCTGCCCACCACCCCATGTCCATCAACTCCCTGAAAAAGCCTTGGCCCCAGGATGCAGCTGGATTGGCAGTCACCATATCTGCGTGGTCCTGGCTCTGCTTGGTGTGGGCTATGTGAGCCCAACCCTCTGACCTTTCTAGGCCTCTTTCCCTATCTGGAAGAACATAGGGATAGGGGCAGGAGTTCAACGAGATGAGCTTTTCTGTTGTTATCTTTAGGTTTACCAGTGTGTTCTGAATGTAGTTCTTTGTTAAAGGAGAATAGTGGCTTGATATTGTTCCGACTCATACCAGGGATGCCCAGGGATGTTCTGTGAGTTTTTCTTGGGTATCTCAGGAACTTCAGGGGACCCCAcgaggaggtgggggcaggtgcagTCCCTACAACCTAGCAGATCTAGGGGGATGGGGGAGTCCAGCTGAGGCCTTGAGCAGCCACAAGGCAACAGGAAACAAAGCCACCACATCTGTACTTCCTCAGCACAGCCACCACACCTCCAGATTCTGAGGAAAGGAATTGGGCCTCCAGAGTCCTGACCCACATCCTGCTGCAGCCTGGCTGTCCTGGTGAAAACAGGAGGTTTTGTAGGGTTACACCCTGGTGGACGACTTACTTGGGAGCCAGATCCCTTCCAGGGCTGACCAAGGACCCCCAGCCTGTACCCCTCCAGCATCCACCTGCTCTCCAGCTGTTCTGTTCTAGCATCTGTTGTGGCTGTCCCCACCACCCTCTGAAGCTTAGGCACACCTGTGTGTGCAGTACTTTTCAGAAGAGGAGGCCAAAGCATGTTAGCTTCTCAAAGGGGTGCGTGACCCAGAAATAGTTGCACAAGCCGAGGTCTGCCACAGATCTGTCCAGCAGCTGTCCTGACATCCACCCCAACAACCTTGTGTGCCTACCCCAACCCCCCCCTCCGGATGGTGCAGATGggtgggaaaagcagactctaGAGTCAGCCCCTCCTCTAATTTGCCAagtgacctggggcaagtcatTTTTCATCTCTGAGGAcctgtttcctcatgtgtaaaatggagataaatgacTCCTGCGTCATAGCCTCTGGGTTGGCCCAAGGTCCATCTGTGCAAGGTAGAGTTGGCAACAGTAACCCACAGGACAGAGTGCTTGCTCCGAGCTGGCCCTCTCGTGGTCCACCTTCCCAGACCCTTGTAGGAGAGGAAGCTGCAGTGCAGAGCATTACATGATTTGACCAAGGTCACAAAGGTGGAAGCCaaagagctaggatttgaatccaggcagatAATCCAGAGGTGGGAGCTCTGGGCTGTGCTTTTTCAGCTGCTGAcacaggcagagctgggatcaaatcctgctcctgctccttcctctgtgcaTCCCTAGGCAGCCTTTAACCTCCTCTAACCTgtggtttcttcatctgaagaATGGGGGTGATGACAGCCCCTACAGCATAGGAGTTGGTATGAAGAGAGTGGCACAATAGTTATTAAGCCCCCAGCACAAGGTGAGTATTCCGTAAAAGAGAGCTATTATGTAGCAGTaactgtccccacccccaccgggcGGCCACTTACAGAGATGCAGAGGCTGCTGCTTAGCGTGCCAGGGGCCATGGCAGTCAGAGCTGCTGGAGCACACAGCTGCCATGAAGAAAGGCTCATGGGTGTTTATCCTCTTTGCCAGGGGACTCATTGGCACCCCCCGAGGTGGACTTTGACAGGCTGCTGGCCAGCCTGAAGGATCTCAGTGAGCTGGTGGTAGACGGTGACACCCAGGTGACACCAATGCCCGGTGGAGCACGGCTCCATGTCCTTGAGCCCATCCCACTGAAGCTCTATCGGAATGGCCTCATGATGTTCGATGGGCCCTTCCGGCCCTTCCATGACCCCTCCACACAGGtaggagtggtggggaggggagacagacCACTCTGGTGGCCTTGCCCCACCCTCTGTCACCATTAGCTGGagatgggggggtgggagggtgcagCTCCACCAACCCTCCATAGGTACCCAAGCCCACGTGCAACTTGCAGAgcacggccccccccccccccccgctcaagTCCTGGAACCCTGGAAATGTCCAGAATATGATCCATTGGGTAGACCCAGGGCCCAGAGCCTGCCATCCAGACAGAAAGCAGAGCAGAAGGCACTGCACAGGTCCAGCCGGGCCTCACTCTTCCAATCCCTGCCACAGCGCTGCCTCCGAGACATACTGGATGGCTTCTTCCCCTCAGAGCTCCAGCGGCTGTACCCTGATGGAGTCCCCTTCAAGGTGATGGGCTGCTCCTCAAAATACCCGGTGTGAGGattttggagggggtggggataaACTGCTTCCTTGGACATCACCCAGTTTGAAGTGGGAAgccactacccccaccccccaagagaACCCTGGTCTGTTGACTTCCCAGAAGAGGGTGAGCCTGAAGCTAGGCTGAGAAGGGCGTAGGAGGAAGGCTCCAGGTGGCCTCAGTCGCTTCCTTAGTGAGGGCTGCGGCCTGTGGCTAAGCGGCAGGGGGTGCCCCCTGCTGGCACCCTGGAGGCACAGTCTTCAGCCTTGAGGTTCTGTGCAAAAGTGGCCTGGCTTGGCCTAGAAGCTCCTGAGGCCATCTGCTTTTGTGGAAGGCGGCACTGTGGGGGGCAAATGTTGGGATTAAAGGACTTGGCGTGAGCTGGCCCCCTcctggcaggggtgggtgggggtgagatGGGGTGCTGTGGCAGGGTGTCATGATGTTAACTCACCAGCAGCAGCCCGGAGTGTGGTGCGTCATTCCACAGCAAGGGGACATGAGGGGGTgtgcaccaccaccacctgggCTTGAAAACCATGTGAGTCATGATTGGGGGTGTTTGAGGCAGTTCATGCCAAGATAAGTCTTTGCCCTCTCCTCACACCCTGGCCCCTTGATTCCTGGCTGGGTCCTGAGAGGAGCTTTCTGGGGAGGATGTTAGTACAGCGGCTCCAGCTAGCGCAGTGAGGAGTGCCTGTAGGAGCTGCGCCCAGGTGGGTGACAGTAGCATGAACTGCAGCTCTCTCGCTCTCTTGGGGGCTCAGTTTACCTGAAAAATGGGGATTGCATCAGACTATCCCTTGAGCCTATTCCTgggacagtggggtggggggctggggaggcctcTGGGCAAGTGTGGGGTGGAGCCCAGGGCTACAGGTCTAGGCCCCCACTGTTGCCTTTCCTTCCTGCCAGGTGAGTGATCTGCGCAATCAGGTTTACCCAGAGAATGGGTTGGATCCATTCCCAGGTGAGGGCCGTGTGGTGGGCCGACAGAGGATGCACAAGCCCCTGGACAGGATGGAGCACTCAGGTGAACCTGGCCCTGAGGCTGAGCCAGGGGGTGGGGCACTGGGCAGGACCAGCTCTGGGTGGCTTCCTCCACTGTCAGCCATCCCTCGCagtccctccccaggcccaggctcccAATGCACTCCCTGCAGGCTCCAGGATGACTGCTGAGAAGTTTCTGAACAGGCTCCCCAAGTTTGTGATCCGGCAAGGTGAGGTGGTTGACATCCGGGGACCCATCCGGGACACCCTGCAGGTAAGGCCAGCTCTAGCTCCCCCAGACTTCTTGGGCTCCCTGACCCAACCTACCAGAGCAGTGGCTAGTCTGGAGACTCAGGCTCAGGGGCTGCTGAGGAGGGCCTAGATGGAGAAAGGAGGCTCTCAGAGCAGTTCCACTATCTCCTGAAAACAATCTGGGGCGGGCTCAGGTGGCACCCAGAGAGGGGCTGAGTTGGCAGCAGTGTGGCTGCAAGAGAGAAAAAGTCAGAGTCTAGGCCAGGAGTTGAGTCCAAGGCCTGGGTGACCTCGTCGAGGTCCAGACCGGAACATCCAGTTCAGTCCTGGATCCCCCTTCCTGCATCTGCCCTTCTCACTCCCcatcctgctgctcctcccccatctccaccTGCGGAAGGGACCCAACCTGTTTCCCACTGCTCTGCCTCCTTCACCCCACATTGCCAAGTCCTGCCTGACCTGTCCATCTCCAGCACCTCTCCCGAACCCGTCTCTTCTCCCCATTCCTTCTGCCCACTATCTGGACTAGGTTCCGGAGTGGCTCTCAAGACACTTGCAGCGGCCTCTCTCTAGCCTGCCACCTCCACTCCTGTCTTGCCAGCTGTCCTCCCCCAGCAGTTTCTGTGCTTCTGTTAAACCTAAACCGCATCTGGGCCTTCCCTGTTGAAACCCTCCAGTGGTTTTTGGGTAAGGCCAAGCTCTCATCCTGGCACTCAAGGCCCACCATCCCGTGTTGGTCCTCTTCCCATATCCAACCTTTCCTCTTCCAGTCCACCTGTCAGCTTCAGTCACATGAACTGCTAATACTTTCTCAGATGTATCATCCCACAGAGAAGTTTTCCCTGAAAAGGGATTCTTTCCCTGCCCCCATTCCATTTCTCTGGACTTGTCCTTAGTCACAGCTCAGGTGTCATTTCCcctgagaagccttccctgacccatGCTAGATTAGGCCTCCAGCCCAGTCATTGTGCAGGGTtctgtctcccctcctcccctgaggGACCTCAAGGCTTCTTAAGGGAACATTGAGGCTGCCTCCCAAAGCTTCCCTTCCATTTCATCCCCCTCTGGCTCACTGGTCTCATCCATCCCTGGTCAGGGAGAAGGGTTGGGGGAAGGGTGTGACTCTGGCAAGGCCCAGGGCTCTGTTCCCTTTCATCGATGCCTTCCAGAACTGCTGCCCACTGCCTGCCCGGATCCAGGAAATCGTGGTAGAGACACCAGCCTTGGCTGCTGAGCGTGAGAGGTGAGGGACTGACTAGTGAAGAGGTGAGGACCTTGGGGTTGGGCCACCAGGGGGCACTGATGGCCTCTAGGCCCACAGGAACCAGGAGTCCCCAGAGTCACCAGCACGCCTGCTCTCCATGCTGCGCATCAAGTCTGAGAATGGTGAGCAGGCCTTCCTGCTGATGATGCGGCCTGAGGACACTGTTGGTGATGTGCGCACCCTGCTTGCACAGGCCAGGTGGGCAAGAGGTGGGGCTGGCAGCTATAGAGGGGTTCTCTGGCCCCAGGACCCAGCCTGATCCATTCTGCTGGGTCTCCAGGGCTGTGGATGCCACCACCTTCGAGATCTTCAGTACATTCCCACCCACGGTCTACCACGACGACACAGCCACACTGCAGGCAGCAGGCCTGGTGCCTAGTGCAGCGCTGCTGCTTCGGGCGAGCCGGGCCCCACTGCCTGACCCAGGACCCAGCCC is drawn from Vulpes lagopus strain Blue_001 chromosome 8, ASM1834538v1, whole genome shotgun sequence and contains these coding sequences:
- the UBXN11 gene encoding UBX domain-containing protein 11 isoform X4, with the protein product MSSPLASLGKTRRVPLQSEPVNPGRRGIKLYGDVPVFHDSELVATLTRKMRDLERQVKSQADELLSKDRKIRALEEMVQTFQEHEGKVKAQQQQELETMCSRLQRQVGEMERFLGDYGLQWVGEPADDEDSEDQSDSEDGKRDWMTAKKLWKPGDSLAPPEVDFDRLLASLKDLSELVVDGDTQVTPMPGGARLHVLEPIPLKLYRNGLMMFDGPFRPFHDPSTQRCLRDILDGFFPSELQRLYPDGVPFKVSDLRNQVYPENGLDPFPGEGRVVGRQRMHKPLDRMEHSGSRMTAEKFLNRLPKFVIRQGEVVDIRGPIRDTLQNCCPLPARIQEIVVETPALAAERERNQESPESPARLLSMLRIKSENGEQAFLLMMRPEDTVGDVRTLLAQARAVDATTFEIFSTFPPTVYHDDTATLQAAGLVPSAALLLRASRAPLPDPGPSPSSK
- the UBXN11 gene encoding UBX domain-containing protein 11 isoform X1, translated to MSSPLASLGKTRRVPLQSEPVNPGRRGIKLYGDEDEVDVLNNGHGSEERISIPSCYGGVGAPVSRQVPVFHDSELVATLTRKMRDLERQVKSQADELLSKDRKIRALEEMVQTFQEHEGKVKAQQQQELETMCSRLQRQVGEMERFLGDYGLQWVGEPADDEDSEDQSDSEDGKRDWMTAKKLWKPGDSLAPPEVDFDRLLASLKDLSELVVDGDTQVTPMPGGARLHVLEPIPLKLYRNGLMMFDGPFRPFHDPSTQRCLRDILDGFFPSELQRLYPDGVPFKQPGVWCVIPQQGDMRGCAPPPPGLENHVSDLRNQVYPENGLDPFPGEGRVVGRQRMHKPLDRMEHSGSRMTAEKFLNRLPKFVIRQGEVVDIRGPIRDTLQNCCPLPARIQEIVVETPALAAERERNQESPESPARLLSMLRIKSENGEQAFLLMMRPEDTVGDVRTLLAQARAVDATTFEIFSTFPPTVYHDDTATLQAAGLVPSAALLLRASRAPLPDPGPSPSSK
- the UBXN11 gene encoding UBX domain-containing protein 11 isoform X2, whose protein sequence is MSSPLASLGKTRRVPLQSEPVNPGRRGIKLYGDEDEVDVLNNGHGSEERISIPSCYGGVGAPVSRQVPVFHDSELVATLTRKMRDLERQVKSQADELLSKDRKIRALEEMVQTFQEHEGKVKAQQQQELETMCSRLQRQVGEMERFLGDYGLQWVGEPADDEDSEDQSDSEDGKRDWMTAKKLWKPGDSLAPPEVDFDRLLASLKDLSELVVDGDTQVTPMPGGARLHVLEPIPLKLYRNGLMMFDGPFRPFHDPSTQRCLRDILDGFFPSELQRLYPDGVPFKVSDLRNQVYPENGLDPFPGEGRVVGRQRMHKPLDRMEHSGSRMTAEKFLNRLPKFVIRQGEVVDIRGPIRDTLQNCCPLPARIQEIVVETPALAAERERNQESPESPARLLSMLRIKSENGEQAFLLMMRPEDTVGDVRTLLAQARAVDATTFEIFSTFPPTVYHDDTATLQAAGLVPSAALLLRASRAPLPDPGPSPSSK
- the UBXN11 gene encoding UBX domain-containing protein 11 isoform X3, which encodes MSSPLASLGKTRRVPLQSEPVNPGRRGIKLYGDVPVFHDSELVATLTRKMRDLERQVKSQADELLSKDRKIRALEEMVQTFQEHEGKVKAQQQQELETMCSRLQRQVGEMERFLGDYGLQWVGEPADDEDSEDQSDSEDGKRDWMTAKKLWKPGDSLAPPEVDFDRLLASLKDLSELVVDGDTQVTPMPGGARLHVLEPIPLKLYRNGLMMFDGPFRPFHDPSTQRCLRDILDGFFPSELQRLYPDGVPFKQPGVWCVIPQQGDMRGCAPPPPGLENHVSDLRNQVYPENGLDPFPGEGRVVGRQRMHKPLDRMEHSGSRMTAEKFLNRLPKFVIRQGEVVDIRGPIRDTLQNCCPLPARIQEIVVETPALAAERERNQESPESPARLLSMLRIKSENGEQAFLLMMRPEDTVGDVRTLLAQARAVDATTFEIFSTFPPTVYHDDTATLQAAGLVPSAALLLRASRAPLPDPGPSPSSK